Proteins encoded together in one Coffea arabica cultivar ET-39 chromosome 2c, Coffea Arabica ET-39 HiFi, whole genome shotgun sequence window:
- the LOC113721768 gene encoding anaerobic nitrite reductase HB2-like encodes MLLSEKQEALVKESWELLKQDIPLHSFRLFTSILEKAPGAKDLFSFLRDTDEIPQNNPKLRAHAAKVFRLTCESVVQLREKGGVLIGDATLKWLGSVHLQNGVLAPHFEMVKEALLKTIEEGVGEKWSEEMENAWGEAYDHLAAAIIGEMQAEAAASSKPVP; translated from the exons ATGTTGTTGAGTGAGAAGCAAGAAGCTCTGGTGAAGGAGTCATGGGAGCTGCTGAAACAAGATATTCCCCTACACAGTTTTCGCTTGTTTACATC GATCCTGGAGAAAGCACCAGGGGCAAAGGACTTGTTCTCATTTCTAAGGGACACGGATGAAATTCCACAGAACAATCCCAAGCTCAGGGCACATGCTGCCAAAGTTTTCAGGCTG ACTTGCGAATCAGTGGTGCAGCTGCGTGAGAAGGGCGGAGTGCTGATTGGCGATGCTACTCTCAAGTGGCTGGGATCGGTTCATCTCCAGAATGGAGTCCTTGCGCCCCATTTCGAG ATGGTAAAAGAAGCACTGCTGAAAACGATCGAAGAGGGCGTGGGAGAAAAATGGAGCGAGGAAATGGAGAATGCATGGGGAGAGGCCTATGATCACTTGGCAGCAGCGATTATAGGTGAGATGCAAGCAGAGGCTGCTGCTTCATCAAAGCCCGTTCCTTAA